The following are encoded in a window of Amblyraja radiata isolate CabotCenter1 chromosome 7, sAmbRad1.1.pri, whole genome shotgun sequence genomic DNA:
- the LOC116974955 gene encoding gamma-crystallin S-1-like isoform X1 yields the protein MGKVIFYEDRNFQGRHYECSTDCADLSPYFSRCNSIRVESDWWVAYEKPNYMGYQYVLNKGEYPDYQRWMGFNDNIRSCRSYPQYRGGNYRMKIYERPDFGGQTMEFMDDCPSVYDRFRYRDIHSCHVMDGYWIFYEQANYRGRQYFMRPGEYRKYNDWGGYNSTIGSFRRMRDF from the exons ATGGGAAAG GTCATCTTCTACGAGGACAGGAACTTCCAGGGTCGGCACTATGAGTGCAGCACCGACTGTGCCGACCTGTCCCCTTACTTCAGCCGCTGTAACTCCATCCGTGTGGAGAGTGACTGGTGGGTGGCGTACGAGAAACCCAACTACATGGGGTACCAGTATGTCCTGAACAAGGGGGAGTATCCTGACTACCAGCGCTGGATGGGATTCAACGACAACATCAGGTCCTGTCGCAGCTACCCTCAG TACCGAGGAGGCAACTACAGGATGAAGATTTACGAGAGGCCTGACTTTGGAGGACAGACGATGGAATTCATGGACGACTGTCCCTCCGTCTACGATCGCTTCCGTTACCGTGACATTCACTCCTGCCACGTGATGGATGGTTACTGGATCTTCTATGAACAAGCCAACTACAGGGGCCGACAGTACTTCATGAGACCCGGGGAGTACAGGAAATACAATGACTGGGGCGGCTACAACTCCACCATCGGGTCTTTCAGGCGCATGAGGGACTTCTAA
- the LOC116974955 gene encoding gamma-crystallin S-1-like isoform X2 has protein sequence MGKVIFYEDRNFQGRHYECSTDCADLSPYFSRCNSIRVESDWWVAYEKPNYMGYQYVLNKGEYPDYQRWMGFNDNIRSCRSYPQYRGGNYRMKIYERPDFGGQTMEFMDDCPSVYDRFRYRDIHSCHVMDGYWIFYEQANYRGRQYFMRPGEYRKYNDWGGYNSTIGSFRRMRDF, from the exons GTCATCTTCTACGAGGACAGGAACTTCCAGGGTCGGCACTATGAGTGCAGCACCGACTGTGCCGACCTGTCCCCTTACTTCAGCCGCTGTAACTCCATCCGTGTGGAGAGTGACTGGTGGGTGGCGTACGAGAAACCCAACTACATGGGGTACCAGTATGTCCTGAACAAGGGGGAGTATCCTGACTACCAGCGCTGGATGGGATTCAACGACAACATCAGGTCCTGTCGCAGCTACCCTCAG TACCGAGGAGGCAACTACAGGATGAAGATTTACGAGAGGCCTGACTTTGGAGGACAGACGATGGAATTCATGGACGACTGTCCCTCCGTCTACGATCGCTTCCGTTACCGTGACATTCACTCCTGCCACGTGATGGATGGTTACTGGATCTTCTATGAACAAGCCAACTACAGGGGCCGACAGTACTTCATGAGACCCGGGGAGTACAGGAAATACAATGACTGGGGCGGCTACAACTCCACCATCGGGTCTTTCAGGCGCATGAGGGACTTCTAA